A single region of the Candidatus Neomarinimicrobiota bacterium genome encodes:
- a CDS encoding FAD binding domain-containing protein: MTMKIITWYYPDNPAEAAGLSESDKVFLHSGGTGLLMSDLKGVKGLVDLNRLPLKDITSEKSLITFGSLCTYADVLSYLKKLNPDHLLVHSLHHSASTPLRNRITLGGTLAMAPPWSDLTGPLMALDARLTLEGKSGGEYSVEDYLTQKKLRSGTVITSVKIPLDCGLCAHYREVRTQRDMPLFNLTIVLKTNQGTIRDARLIAVGTRTKFTRLKEMEAWLKGQSLKTVNIPEIEKRCRLSFGKKAGTDPEYLFVKASIELGRMVARLAGGKS, from the coding sequence ATGACTATGAAAATAATCACGTGGTATTATCCCGACAACCCGGCAGAGGCAGCCGGACTTTCTGAATCGGACAAGGTTTTTCTCCACAGCGGGGGGACCGGTCTGCTTATGAGTGACCTGAAAGGTGTTAAGGGTCTTGTGGATTTGAACAGACTCCCCCTGAAAGACATCACATCCGAAAAAAGCCTCATCACCTTCGGCAGTCTGTGTACCTATGCCGATGTGCTATCCTATCTTAAAAAACTGAACCCGGATCATCTCCTGGTTCATTCTTTGCACCATTCTGCCAGTACACCCCTCCGGAACCGGATTACCCTGGGCGGAACGCTGGCTATGGCACCGCCCTGGTCCGATCTGACAGGTCCCCTCATGGCCCTGGATGCCCGCCTGACACTGGAAGGAAAATCCGGCGGAGAATATTCCGTAGAGGATTACCTCACGCAAAAAAAACTCCGGAGCGGCACTGTGATCACATCCGTGAAAATCCCCCTGGATTGCGGCCTGTGTGCCCATTACCGGGAAGTCCGGACTCAGCGGGATATGCCCCTCTTCAATCTGACGATCGTTTTAAAAACAAATCAGGGAACAATCCGTGACGCCCGGCTCATTGCCGTGGGAACCCGGACAAAATTCACCCGGCTGAAGGAAATGGAAGCCTGGCTCAAAGGACAATCCTTAAAAACCGTGAATATCCCGGAAATTGAAAAACGGTGCAGACTTTCCTTTGGGAAAAAAGCGGGAACCGATCCCGAATATCTCTTTGTAAAGGCGTCTATTGAACTGGGTCGCATGGTCGCCCGGCTGGCAGGAGGCAAATCATGA
- a CDS encoding (2Fe-2S)-binding protein, whose protein sequence is MKAEFTVNGSLRTFTFEPDERLLITLRNHGYTEVKNGCLEGVCGACVILLNNKPVNSCQVLTASAAGQSITTVRGIGTLHTPHIIQEAFVEAGAVQCGFCTPGMITATYALLRENPDPSEEEIKNALDGNLCRCTGYVKIIEAVQMAAKRLRETQDNG, encoded by the coding sequence ATGAAAGCAGAATTTACAGTAAACGGAAGTCTCCGGACCTTCACCTTTGAACCGGATGAGCGTTTGTTGATTACGCTTCGGAATCATGGATATACTGAAGTGAAAAACGGATGCCTGGAAGGAGTCTGCGGTGCCTGTGTCATCCTTCTGAACAATAAACCGGTAAATTCATGCCAGGTACTGACCGCTTCGGCAGCAGGTCAATCCATCACCACGGTCCGCGGCATCGGCACCTTGCACACACCCCATATCATCCAGGAAGCCTTTGTGGAAGCCGGGGCAGTCCAGTGCGGCTTCTGTACACCGGGAATGATCACCGCAACATACGCCCTCCTTCGGGAAAATCCTGATCCTTCTGAAGAGGAGATAAAAAATGCCCTGGACGGAAACCTGTGCCGCTGTACCGGCTATGTGAAAATTATCGAAGCGGTACAAATGGCAGCCAAAAGACTCCGGGAAACTCAAGACAACGGATAA
- a CDS encoding molybdopterin-dependent oxidoreductase, with the protein MKKYTRVGKAELKIDSLSLATGNHKFTDDFVVKDSLYLALLYSPHAHADILDIDDSEARKSPGVVGVFHYKNVKPILHTTAGQGFPEPSPYDTVLFDKKVRFVGDKVAMVAAKSLNEAKEALKKIRVDYKILEPLFDAEKAMEPDAPKLHGSDHHAAIPAVYNPDKNLAAEVEIGFGDLKKGASDADFTVDETYYAHYASHCAIEPHSVKTFFDEMGRLVIISSTQVPFHVRRIVSKVCEFPLSKIRVVKPRIGGGFGAKQEVMLEQLAAWVTIQLKQPATLILSREEVFRSSRTRHPVRTRLTMGVKKNGDITFLDMNTLLNSGAYGTHALTVLSNCGAKVLPLLNKIENLHFLGRSVYTNLPVGGAYRGYGATQGYFALNQHIDIISRKLHVDFIDFVKKHHIREGETSQVFKAIGEGTEGVTQTVKSCKLDACLDWGARAIGWKEKRGKQITNGDKVRGIGAAVAMQGSGIPLIDMGAASMKINDDGSFNLDVGATDIGTGSDTILAQIAGEVLGVGPDKIIVLSSDTDRTPFDVGAYASSTTYISGGAVKKCAEKIREQIFDVAVAMKGWDREDLVLADESVKNKKTGEAVSLSDIAVFALYTKDQFQIQASASHTAPESPPPFIAHFVELDVDRRTGKVDLLRVATAVDCGQAINPVLAEGQVEGAVVNGLSYAMAEKYVFTSKGNLINAHFKDYKIFTAADLPEMKTHIVESHEETGPFGAKSVAEIGINVSMPAIANAIYDAVGVRLYQAPFTPDKVYTALKEAGKL; encoded by the coding sequence ATGAAAAAATATACACGCGTCGGCAAGGCGGAGCTGAAGATCGATTCCCTTTCCCTGGCTACCGGAAATCATAAATTCACCGATGATTTCGTTGTAAAAGATTCCCTGTATCTTGCCCTTCTTTACTCTCCCCATGCCCATGCCGATATCCTGGATATTGACGACTCGGAAGCACGGAAATCTCCGGGTGTAGTGGGTGTTTTCCACTATAAAAATGTGAAGCCCATCCTTCATACAACTGCCGGACAGGGATTTCCGGAGCCCTCTCCCTACGACACGGTACTCTTTGACAAAAAGGTCCGCTTTGTGGGTGACAAAGTGGCTATGGTGGCTGCAAAAAGTCTGAATGAAGCAAAAGAAGCCCTGAAAAAAATCAGGGTGGACTATAAAATACTTGAACCCCTTTTTGATGCAGAAAAAGCCATGGAGCCGGATGCACCCAAACTCCACGGATCCGATCATCATGCTGCAATTCCCGCGGTCTATAATCCGGATAAAAACCTGGCGGCAGAAGTAGAAATCGGATTCGGAGATTTGAAAAAAGGTGCATCAGATGCAGATTTTACAGTAGATGAAACCTATTATGCCCATTACGCCTCTCACTGTGCCATTGAGCCCCATTCCGTAAAAACGTTTTTCGATGAGATGGGCCGCCTTGTCATCATTTCATCCACCCAGGTCCCCTTTCATGTCCGCCGGATTGTCTCGAAAGTCTGTGAATTTCCCCTCTCAAAAATCCGGGTCGTAAAACCCCGTATCGGCGGCGGATTCGGTGCCAAACAGGAGGTGATGCTGGAACAACTGGCCGCCTGGGTCACCATTCAATTGAAACAACCTGCAACACTCATCCTTTCCCGGGAGGAAGTCTTCCGCTCCTCACGAACCCGCCATCCGGTGCGAACCCGCCTGACAATGGGCGTAAAAAAAAACGGGGACATTACCTTCCTGGATATGAACACTCTCTTAAATTCCGGGGCTTACGGAACCCACGCCCTGACGGTTCTTTCCAATTGCGGAGCCAAGGTTTTGCCCCTGTTGAATAAAATTGAAAACCTCCATTTTCTGGGCCGGTCCGTCTATACAAATCTTCCCGTTGGCGGCGCTTACCGGGGATACGGTGCCACCCAGGGCTATTTTGCATTAAACCAGCATATTGATATCATTTCCCGGAAACTCCATGTGGATTTTATCGATTTTGTTAAAAAACACCATATCCGCGAAGGGGAAACATCCCAGGTTTTCAAAGCCATCGGTGAGGGAACGGAAGGGGTGACCCAGACGGTGAAATCCTGCAAGCTGGATGCCTGTCTGGACTGGGGGGCCAGGGCCATCGGCTGGAAGGAAAAACGGGGTAAACAGATTACCAATGGTGACAAGGTCCGGGGCATCGGTGCCGCTGTGGCCATGCAGGGCTCCGGCATTCCCCTCATCGATATGGGGGCCGCTTCCATGAAAATCAACGATGACGGTTCCTTTAACCTGGATGTGGGAGCCACCGATATCGGGACCGGCTCCGACACGATCCTGGCACAGATCGCCGGCGAAGTGCTGGGGGTGGGACCGGATAAAATCATCGTCCTCTCTTCCGATACAGACCGCACACCTTTTGATGTGGGGGCATACGCGTCTTCTACCACCTACATCTCCGGCGGTGCCGTAAAAAAATGTGCCGAAAAGATCCGTGAACAGATTTTTGATGTGGCTGTTGCCATGAAAGGCTGGGACAGAGAAGACCTTGTTCTGGCGGATGAATCCGTAAAAAACAAGAAGACAGGTGAAGCGGTCTCATTATCTGACATTGCCGTCTTTGCCCTCTATACGAAAGACCAGTTCCAGATTCAGGCCTCGGCTTCTCACACCGCTCCCGAGTCCCCGCCGCCATTTATCGCCCATTTTGTCGAACTGGATGTGGACCGGCGAACCGGAAAAGTGGATCTGCTGCGGGTGGCCACGGCCGTGGATTGCGGACAGGCCATTAACCCCGTTCTGGCGGAAGGGCAGGTAGAAGGCGCCGTGGTGAACGGACTCTCCTATGCCATGGCGGAAAAGTACGTTTTCACGTCAAAAGGAAATCTGATCAACGCCCATTTTAAGGATTACAAAATATTTACTGCGGCGGATCTGCCGGAAATGAAAACCCATATCGTGGAATCCCACGAAGAAACAGGTCCCTTCGGCGCCAAATCGGTGGCGGAAATCGGCATCAACGTGTCCATGCCCGCCATCGCCAATGCCATCTACGATGCCGTGGGCGTCCGCCTGTACCAGGCGCCTTTTACGCCGGATAAAGTCTACACAGCATTAAAGGAAGCAGGTAAACTTTGA
- the allB gene encoding allantoinase AllB, which translates to MIIKHGYIALPGEKSFLPLDIEIKNGKIVRTGPNLSGSDIFDAEGLLVFPGAIDPHVHFNDPGYTEREDFTHGSRTAASGGVTTVIDMPCTSVPPVTTLKNFHKKLDAVRNKSVVDFAFFGGVSGQCFENDPDKNISELAPHVVGFKTYFISGMETFHRLTFEQFAYVLKRTAKVKRPVLLHAEDYDTVTRYEAEERGKGSDWQNFYTSRPEQAELIAIKNAVDLAQATGGSLHIVHIGTAEAAEYLAGKPFVTGETCPHYLEFSCEDFEEIGGALKTTPVVKSPGNGEKLWKYLMTGILDFVASDHAPAPASQKNTGSAWTDYSGIPGTGTLFPYLYSEGLVRRKMPLDRFLKVTSENAAKRYGLFDRKGSIEPGKDADLILLDPDKTTSIRGKDFYSKGKITPFEGLTFEGKIMKTLLRGQIIYDADKGITVPPGTGHFLQKG; encoded by the coding sequence TTGATTATAAAACACGGTTATATCGCCCTTCCAGGCGAAAAATCCTTTCTCCCGCTGGATATTGAGATCAAAAACGGTAAAATCGTCCGGACCGGTCCCAACCTTTCGGGAAGTGATATTTTTGATGCGGAAGGATTGCTGGTCTTTCCCGGCGCCATAGACCCCCATGTCCACTTTAATGATCCGGGATATACGGAACGGGAGGATTTTACCCATGGCAGCCGGACCGCTGCTTCCGGTGGTGTTACAACTGTGATTGATATGCCGTGTACATCTGTCCCGCCTGTTACCACACTGAAAAATTTCCACAAAAAACTGGATGCCGTAAGAAATAAAAGTGTTGTGGATTTTGCCTTTTTCGGCGGTGTTTCCGGACAGTGTTTTGAGAATGACCCTGACAAAAATATCTCTGAACTGGCCCCTCATGTGGTAGGTTTTAAAACCTATTTTATATCGGGGATGGAAACATTTCACCGGCTGACTTTTGAGCAATTTGCTTATGTTTTAAAGAGGACGGCTAAAGTAAAACGCCCTGTCCTTCTCCACGCAGAAGATTATGACACGGTAACCCGCTATGAAGCGGAAGAGCGGGGAAAGGGTTCGGACTGGCAGAATTTTTACACCTCCCGGCCGGAACAGGCAGAGCTGATCGCCATAAAAAATGCCGTGGATCTGGCTCAGGCTACCGGAGGATCTCTCCATATCGTCCACATCGGCACGGCGGAAGCAGCGGAATATCTGGCAGGAAAACCCTTCGTTACCGGTGAAACCTGTCCCCACTACCTGGAATTCTCCTGCGAGGATTTTGAGGAAATCGGCGGCGCACTGAAAACTACGCCCGTGGTCAAATCTCCGGGAAATGGGGAAAAGCTGTGGAAATATCTGATGACGGGCATCCTGGATTTTGTAGCGTCCGACCACGCCCCTGCCCCGGCGTCTCAGAAAAACACCGGCTCCGCCTGGACCGATTATTCCGGTATTCCCGGCACAGGCACACTTTTTCCGTATCTGTACTCTGAAGGACTGGTCCGGCGAAAAATGCCCTTAGACCGTTTTTTAAAGGTTACATCAGAAAATGCGGCCAAACGGTACGGACTCTTTGACCGGAAAGGATCCATTGAACCGGGAAAAGATGCGGACCTGATCCTCCTGGATCCGGACAAAACCACAAGCATCCGGGGGAAAGACTTTTATTCCAAAGGGAAAATTACACCTTTTGAAGGACTGACTTTCGAGGGAAAAATCATGAAAACCCTGCTTCGTGGACAAATCATCTACGACGCGGATAAAGGGATAACGGTCCCTCCCGGTACCGGACATTTTTTACAAAAAGGATAA
- a CDS encoding amidohydrolase family protein: protein MTYILGNAVITDGFSTLIENGALEISGGKIIRMGKTEELKKEGVRFYDLKGRLVLPGLLNPHHHLYSALATGLAPVGPTENFQQILENLWWHLDQSLDKETSLYSALHGLLQSIKFGVTTVFDHHASMNTVKKSLNFLEIAFIETNLKGLLCYEISDRMGKEAVKEHLEENIRFYEEHKGNPRIQGLLGLHANFTLSDESMTYIADNKPPDMPIHIHCGEDKSDFDFCIKQGTAGPVDRLVKFGLLDRNSLLAHCIHLSEKDYEWLEKTSPVVISNPESNANNNVGMMNTDRIKNYILGTDGMTGNILGTLRSHFLLRNGNIDEPLNILFQRPAELIQRYFPNAGTLKEGFDADIAVTDYVPVTPISLDNLLYHLIFGVQGQEMYMTIANGTILWEKGEFKTFDEEKIRHDVRNAVKKLYKVYHE, encoded by the coding sequence ATGACCTATATACTCGGTAATGCTGTGATTACAGACGGATTCTCCACCCTTATAGAAAACGGGGCTCTGGAAATTTCCGGCGGCAAAATCATCCGTATGGGAAAAACAGAGGAACTGAAAAAGGAAGGCGTCCGGTTTTACGATCTGAAGGGCCGGCTTGTACTGCCCGGACTTTTGAATCCTCACCATCATTTATATTCCGCCCTGGCAACGGGACTCGCTCCCGTCGGCCCCACAGAAAATTTTCAGCAGATCCTGGAAAATCTCTGGTGGCATCTGGATCAGTCCCTGGATAAGGAAACCAGCCTCTATTCCGCCCTGCACGGGCTGCTCCAGTCCATTAAATTCGGCGTAACCACCGTCTTCGATCACCATGCTTCCATGAATACCGTGAAAAAGAGTCTGAATTTTTTGGAAATAGCTTTTATTGAAACGAACCTGAAAGGACTTCTCTGTTATGAAATTTCCGACCGGATGGGAAAAGAGGCAGTAAAGGAGCACCTGGAGGAGAATATCCGCTTTTATGAGGAACATAAAGGGAATCCCCGGATTCAGGGCCTCCTTGGACTCCATGCCAATTTCACCCTGAGTGATGAGAGCATGACATATATAGCAGACAACAAACCACCGGACATGCCCATCCATATCCATTGCGGCGAAGATAAGTCGGATTTTGATTTCTGTATAAAACAAGGGACAGCCGGACCGGTAGACCGGCTGGTAAAATTCGGGCTTCTGGACCGGAACTCCCTTCTGGCCCATTGCATTCACCTGTCCGAAAAAGACTATGAATGGCTCGAAAAGACAAGTCCCGTAGTCATTTCCAATCCCGAGTCCAATGCCAATAACAATGTGGGGATGATGAATACGGACCGGATCAAGAACTATATTCTGGGCACAGACGGCATGACGGGAAATATCCTTGGCACCCTGCGATCCCATTTTCTGCTGCGGAACGGAAACATTGACGAACCGCTGAACATTCTTTTTCAACGACCGGCAGAACTGATTCAACGGTATTTCCCCAATGCCGGAACCCTGAAGGAAGGATTTGATGCCGATATCGCCGTCACGGATTATGTTCCCGTTACACCCATATCGCTGGATAATTTACTGTATCATTTGATTTTCGGTGTACAGGGACAGGAAATGTATATGACCATCGCCAACGGCACCATCCTCTGGGAGAAGGGGGAATTCAAAACCTTTGATGAAGAAAAAATCCGTCATGATGTCCGGAATGCCGTAAAAAAATTGTATAAGGTGTATCATGAGTGA